Part of the Bicyclus anynana chromosome 3, ilBicAnyn1.1, whole genome shotgun sequence genome is shown below.
ccaccacgctgttgcaaatgtgggttggcggacattcttttttatttaatataacaatGGCTTGCGCTtcactacaattaagcctgatgctGTCTAAAGTTgcagcgcgcttacctagatgatgcctattcactcttgctttgaaggtttttattttttcttcactcttgctttattttaaataaaagtggtAGGTAACCCAAAAGTCGGAAGGGCCTTAGACCATTAAGGGCATTTTTGCTGCGCGAATTAAAAATCTGGATACAAATCGTTTCGTACGAATTGCCTGGATATCCACAACGTAAGGATGCCATTTCCGTTTGCGGCGTCTTTGTTGTGGTAGAAAGGAGGAGGAACAAGATGGTGAAGTTCCTACGCACACTCGCCTAACTTTAACGGGTAAAAAAACCGACGAACAAGCTACATTGCGACAGTGTCGCAAAGTCTGCAATTTTGCCCGTGTCAACGGTTCGTTACTAACGATCCATCTAGCGCGGCGATCTAATCTAATGCATCAAACTTATATTTTGCAGAACCATCCCAGAGGTGACTGCAGTACTCCATACAAGTTCTGACCTGAGTCTGCTAAAGGGTTAGGGTTAGTTGTTGGGGTGTAAAGTACCGCTTGACCTTATTGAGGATTCCTAGTTTTGCAATTTCAGCTTTGCAGTCAATGCATTTCAGACGCCGATTTTCATGGACAGATACCATGAACAATTtcggcgaagtcgcgggcgtccgctaatattaaataagtttcACCTAGCAACTCAACACATTAACATGCTCGTCGCTCGGCCCGCGAGCCAGGAAAAGATTTGAATGTCCATGGGCGGCACTTGTAAAAAAGAGCTGTCATAATGCAGCCAGTATTGAGGGTAGGCTGAGCAGCAATAGCCTTCCAAACACATAATGAAATTTTTTCAGTAATTCTTtactgaaaatgaatttgtattatattatctatattaatattgtaaagtaattagtctgtctgtctgtctgtctgttaccttttcacggtctaaacggctgaaccaatcaacatgaattttggtataatggtaaatgggaccttggagcaaaacagggtactttttgactctaaaataaaaatacaaggggtgaaatgggggttgaaagtttgtatggaaagtccttcatttttagttacagttttaaacatttgttgataaatcataaaaaatacgaaatataaagtgatccaagaatttttaaaattcaacctctgaaatggtgaaataagggttgaaagtttagatTGATTTTCACacagacaaagtcgcaggcgttcgctagttataaataagtcTGTCCAGCAGTCAGCTGGCTGTATTTTGGTGGAAAGATTGTCAGCGGGAGCATGTCTCACTTATTCAAAGGCACTAATTGACGAGTTTCCCTTGGCATACTGACAGTAGATTTTTTAGGTTCAATAAATTCCATAGAGAATGCCTACATGAATTtcagttttctataaaatacaacaggtaccatggatttttatataataaaagctGGTTAAATATATCCTATTCTATTTGCTAATCTATCTCAGTTGTTTTtgagttaaagagtaacaaacatccttacaaagtctcaagtaaaataatattagtcagATATATGTATTACTACATCTATTTGTATCTTTATTGTTGTATTAAGTGAAGAAGCACAGCAAAATAAGACTAAAGCATAGTTACTCTAACTCAAGTAACTAAATACAAAACTACAATGGTCAAAGCTGAATCATTTAAATGTTATGAATTCTGTAACCTATAGGCAATTTGCTCTTTATCTAATATCCGTTTTTACCTTACAACCCTGATAAGCAGTGGCATGCATAGAGTTTTGACTAAGGTaggcattatacatataaactgcacaaaatataaaattccttCGCTAATACAGGTTCGCAATGTGTCGTTAAGGTAGGCATAGCAtctttgcatctatgaagtgcacgtcccTGCtgataagtttatttttgtattacaaaataatatgttaCATTACAGTAAAATACcagcaataaattaatataaataaatttatatttgctGTTTATAGATATGGCAAAGTTTATGCCATTATTGTTATGAACAATTTGAATGACTCAGTCTATTAAAGATTATAGAGCTATTTTTATTAAGAgtacaaataaattaacttgCAGTTATATATTTGAGCAGTTGAATCAAAACAAATAGTGTCAACGAAATAAAAGGCACATGCTAAAACATGTGCAAGTTAATTTATAGACacctataattaataataaaaatgaacaaattctaaaaaaaacatatattaaaGTTTAAGTGTGTGACACTTTTATCACAGAattgaaaacaataattaaatttcttCAAAGTCTAATCATCCCAGTTCACTTGGTGACAATCGTGCCACACAAACGTGCCTTTGAGGGACTGCGGAGCATCCACCGCCAAGTAGAGCGGAGCTTTCGCCCCACGTTCTGGAGAAAAATCACCCATTCCTTTTGTCATATCAGTTTTGACGAAGCCTGGATGAACACAGTTAACAGATATGTCTTTCCCTTGCTTTATAAATTCTTTTTGCTGGACGAACGTTAGAGCCGACATGGCGACTTTGGACACTTTATAATCACTATAATGTCCAGCGAAGGACACAAATGAATTTTTTCCATTCTTAACAGCCTGAAGAAAGTCCTCCACGAATTGTGAAATCTCCACAGTTGTGAGGTTGTCCTTCACTAGTGTGTCCAACCACACTTGTTTCCTAATGTTAGACAACAAGCCCCAGTCGCTGCTCATATTAATGACGCGCGCGTTATTTGATAAGAGCGGatacaatatttttgatatcGATAAAAGGCTGTAAAAGTTTGTGTCCATAAGCCTCTTGGCATCTTCATACGAT
Proteins encoded:
- the LOC112050045 gene encoding carbonyl reductase [NADPH] 3-like, whose protein sequence is MYNMETKVAVVTGSNKGIGFEIVKGLCRKIGAVYLTARNEERGREAVEKLEKLGLRPLFHVLDVTDETSIQEFANYISTHHAGIDILVNNAGILDFDKSVTSYEDAKRLMDTNFYSLLSISKILYPLLSNNARVINMSSDWGLLSNIRKQVWLDTLVKDNLTTVEISQFVEDFLQAVKNGKNSFVSFAGHYSDYKVSKVAMSALTFVQQKEFIKQGKDISVNCVHPGFVKTDMTKGMGDFSPERGAKAPLYLAVDAPQSLKGTFVWHDCHQVNWDD